The DNA sequence CACTGTGTCGGCGATGGCCGGGCCTTCTATTCGGCGCTGGGTCATCAGGTCGCCGCCTATGGCGAGCCGCTGCACCGCCAGATGATCGCCGGGGCCATCGCCTGGGCCGCGGGGCTGGAAGGGCCGGGCTGCGCTGGCGGCAGGCAAGTCAACCCCTAACAGGCGGTTCGCCGCACCCCAGTCGACGGGAGATTTACCGATATGCTTTGTGACACCACCATCAGCCGCCGGTCGGTCCTGATCAGTTCCGCCTGCCTGTTTGCGTGGCAGGCGTCCGGTATGCAAGCTGCGATTGCGGCGGTGCGCCGGCCCCTGTCCAGCCGTATTACTGCGCTGATCGCGAGGATGACGGTCGAGGAAAAGGCAGGGCAGCTCACGCTCATGCCGATGCCCTGGACATCCGCCGCCGCAGCAAAGATCAACCCCGCCGCTGCGCTGCGAAATGTCGAAAACATGTTGGGTGATGCTCAGGCGGGACGTCTCGGTGGCCTGTTCAACGGTTTAGGCGTGGATGCGCATCGCAAGCTACAGGCCGCAGCAATGAAAGGGAGGCTTGGTATCCCGCTGGTTTTTGCGGGCGACGTGATCCATGGCTATCGCACCGTGTTCCCCATACCATTGGGCGAAGCGGCCAGCTTCGACACGGACCTTGCCGAACGAACGGCGCGCGCCGCCGCAGCGGAGATGGCCGCGACCGGTATGGATTGGGTATTCGCGCCGATGGTGGACATTGGCCGCGACGCCCGATGGGGCCGCACAGTGGAAGGGGCTGGTGAGGACGTGCTGCTGTCGAGCGACATGGCCCGTGCCCGCACGCGCGGTTTTCAGGGGCGTTCGCTGACCGACGATGCTTCGGTCGCGGCCTGCATGAAGCATTTCCTCGCCTATGGCGCGGCGGAAAGCGGCGTTGACTATAATACGGCAGATATTTCGGAACGCACGCTGCGCGAAGTCTATCTGCCGCCGTTTCAGGGGGCGATCCAGGCGGGTTGCGCGACGGTGATGGCGGCGTTCGAGGATGTGGCCGGCCGGCCCATGCACGGCAGCCGCGAATATCTGACCGACCTGCTGCGCGGTGAACTGGGTTTCGACGGATTGGTCGTTGGCGACTATAATGGCGACGTTGAACTGGTGGCGCGCGGTCTGGCCGCCGATGCGCGGGACGCGGCGCGGATCGCCATCATGGCGGGACTCGACATGAGCATGGCCAGCGGCATTTATCGCGATCACCTGCCCTCGCTCGTCGCGGCGGGCGAAGTGCCGATGGAGCGTGTGGACGAGGCGGTGGGCCGCGTCCTGACGCTCAAGGAGCGGCTTGGCCTGTTCGACGATCCCTTCCGCCGCATGGATCTCAAGCGGCAGGAAGCGCGCACGCGTACGAAGCCAACCCTCAAGCTGGCGCGGGAAGCAGCGCAGAAATCCATCGTCATGCTCAAGAATGACGGGGATGTCCTTCCGCTTCCGCGCGCCGGCAAGCGCATCGCTATCATTGGACCGTTTGCGGAGGGCTCGACCAATCTCAACGGGCCATGGACCCTGTTCGCGGATAACAAGGAGTCTGTAGACCTGGCGACTGGCGTTCGCGCCGCCGTGGCCGATCCCTCGCTGATTACCGTCGTGACCGGCAGCGGCGTGACCGCGCCCGTTGCCGGCGGCATCGACGCTGCCGTCGCCGCCGCCCGCGCGGCCGATATCGTCATCCTCGCTGTCGGCGAGCGGGAAGCCATGTCGGGGGAAGCCACCTCGCGCGACCTCATTCTGATGCCAGCGCCTCAACAGGAACTTGCCGACGCGGTTGCGGCGGTGGGCAAGCCTGTCGTCGTGGCTCTGCGCAACGGGCGCGCCCTTGCGCTCGACGGTGGCGTGCTGAACGCACCGGCGATACTCGTGACCTGGTTCCTTGGGTCCGAAGGGGGCCATGCTATTGCGGATATTCTGTTCGGCGCGGTTGGTCCGTCGGGCCGTCTCCCCGTCAGTTTCCCGATTTCGGCAGGACAGGTGCCCTATTATTACGCGCATCGTCCGCATGGCCGCCCCACCGGCACCCGGTTCCTGGGTAGCAAATTCGCCGCGCGCTTCCCGTTCGGCCATGGCCTGACCTACGGCAAGATCGCCTATGCCGACCTCGTGCTGTCATCCAAGCAACTGCCGAGGGATGGCCGCTTGCAGGTGACGGTGACAGTCAGGAACGATGGCGCCCGTGCCGCGCGGGAATTGGTGCAGCTCTATGTGCAGGACGTGGTTGCCAGCGTGACGCAGCCAGTGCGTGAACTCAAGGCCTATCAGCATGTCGACCTTGCTCCGGGGCAGTCGAAGCGGGTGAGCTTCACGATAGCTGCGTCGGACCTTGTGCTGCTGGGTCTCGATCCGCATCCAACGATTGAGCCTGGGCGGTTCAAGCTCTGGATAGCACCTTCGGCGGAGGCGACCGGGCTCGCCGGTGAATTCGACTTATTGGCCTGACAAACTGGGCACTGTTGTTTGACAGCTTCGCTCTCGCTCGCATGAGCACGGGGCATCGGAGGTGCAGTGCGGATATGCCCTTAAATTTATGCCCCATATCATGGGCTCCAACCCGCTGGCCGAAACTGCCGGCAATGTCACGGTGCGCGCGATGTTCGGGCTGTAGCTTGCACCTCGGCTGTAGAAGATATGTCTGCCAATTCTGAGCCTGGGTTTGAGCGTCAATCGCCAGGGCGGCCGGACATAATCGGCATGATAATTTAATAGCGGATCGATGTCCGCCGCAGTTCGATCGTCCGCAACCAACATGCGTTTGGCGACGGCTTCCACTTTTTGCCAGAGGGCGGGGGCAGGCGGGCGGCGCAAGGAGCCGTTGCAGGTGAAGCTGAACTGGCAGCCGGTCGATCGTTCATGGCCCTGCCACACGACGCCGCATATCGACTTGGGATAGCCCGGTTGCCGTGTGCGGTTGAGGATAACACGCGCCACCGCTTCCTGTCCGGCTTCAGGTTCGCGGGCGCTTTCATAATAGATGGCCGTGGTGAGGCAATATTGGTCGCTGCCCGCATCGGCGTCTTGGGAAAGGTCTGGCGCGATGATGCGTGGCGGCGGCAAGGCCGCTTGCGCTTCCAGGCAAACCGACATCGCAAGCGTGATGAATAGGAATGTGCGACGCACGGCCCTGAAGGCTGTTTCTCCCATGTCACGTTCCCCGCCATCGAATCGTGCATGGGCTGACGCGAATTTCGTGAAGTTTTTATGTAAGTTTGAAGAGCTTTCCATGAAATCGCTATGAAATGTTCCAGAATTTCGTCCGGTTCAGGACGATATGGGTTGTCTTAAAACTATAGTAATTGGCTCCTATGGAAGCCGTATCGCGCTGTGGGGGTGCGTGGTGGCGCTGGTTCGCCGGCTTTTACTGTCGGGGTTTTATGCCATTATTGGCGGGGGTTAGCGGCATTGTGCTGGCGGCAAGTGCGCCGCTTGCAAGCGATTCGGTCGTTTCGGTTTCGCAAGAATCGGAGTCGGCTGCCACAGCCGTTGCGAGCGGCGGTTTCGACATCATGGCTTATGATGTACTGGGCAACACACTGCTCAGTCGCAATGCGATCGAGCGCGCCGTCTATCCCTATCTCGGCCCCGGCCGCAGTGCCGCCGACATCGACGCCGCGCGCGTGGCACTGGAAAAGGCCTATCATGACACTGGCTATCAGTCGGTCGTGGTGCAGGTGACCGAACAGGGGCTGGCCTCCGGCGTGCTGGCGTTTCAGGTGGTCGAGGCGAGGCTGGGCGAGGTCAGGGTGACTGGCGCGAAACATGCCAGCGCCGCCGCCATTCAGCGCCGCTTCCCGTCGCTCCAGTCGGGGCAGGCGCCCAATCTGACGCAGACCGAGGCGGAACTGAAGGAAGCCAATCGCTTCCCCAATCGTCAGGTGACGCCGTTGATCGAACCGGGCGCGACGCCGGGCACGATCAATGTCGAACTGAATGTCGAGGACAGGTTGCCGCTCCATACGACGGTGCAATTGAGCAATGATTATAGCCAGGGCACGCGGCCGCTGCGGCTGATGGGCAGTCTGCGGCACGCCGATCTGTGGGGGCTGGGGCATCAGGCTACCGCCACCTATCTGGTCGCGCCGCAGGACAAGAATAATCTGGAAGTCTTTTCCGGCTCCTATCTGGCGCCGTTCGAAAACAGCCGCTGGTCGGTCCTGCTCTACGGTTACAAGTCCAACAGCAATATCGCCTCGCTGGGTGGCACCAATGTGCTGGGCGACGGTTATGCGGTCGGTTTGCGCGGCATCATGACGACGCCGTTCAAGGCGAAGGGCTGGTTCGGCTCGGTAAACTTCGGCTTCGACTATAAGAATTTCAAGGAAACCATCACCATAGCCGACGTGACGGACCAGATCCGCACGCCGATCGACTATGTCGCGGGGGTGGCGTCCTACACGCTCGGCTATGCGGGCGACGCCGACACCTATAATGCCAGCCTCAGCATGACTGCGGGGCTGCGCGGCTTCGGCAAGGATGTCATCGTCATTGACGACGTGTCCTATCCGGTATTCGGCAACAAGCGCGGCAGTCTCGACGCCCGCGCCAATTTCGTCCATCTCAACCTGGACGCCGATTACACCCATATTTTCAGGAACGACATCGCGTTGTTCCTGCGCGCGTCGGCGCAACTGGCGGACAGCCCGCTGATTTCCAACGAACAATTCGCCGCCGGCGGCCTGTCGTCGGTGCGCGGCTATTATCAGTCGGAGGCAGTGGGCGATGACGGCGCCGCCTGGACGGTCGAACTGCGCTCGCCCTCGCTGGGCAAATGGCTGCGCGGCTTCGTCGACGAATGGCGCTTCTACGGCTTTTCCGACGCCGCCTATATCGGCGTGCGCGATCCGGCCAGCGGCGCGGCGGACAGTTTCAAGCTGTGGAGCGCGGGCGTTGGCACCCGCTTCCAGTTCTTCAAGATTTTGAGCGGCGAGGCGGCGCTGGCCTGGCCGATCAAGCATTCGGCGCGGGGCGATGGCCCCTTCGCCACCTTCAGCGTGAAGGCGGAATATTGATGGCGCGTTCGGACGGACGCCCCAGGGGAGCAGAGATGATGCGCATTGGTTCCTGGCTTGCAGCCCTGTTGCTGAGCATGACGGTCGCCGCGCCCGCGATGGCCCAAGGCGGCTGGTGGGAAAAGGATTGGCCCTATCGCAAGGTCGTCACGCTGGACACGACGACGTCGGGCATGAACGTGCCGGGCGCGGTCGGCCGCAGCCTCGTGCTGGTGCGTCTGCACAGCGGCAATTTCGGCTTTTCCGACAGTCTGGACAACGGCGCGGATCTGCGCTTCACCGCTGCCGACGACAAGACGCCGCTGCCTTTCCATATCGAGAAATATGACGCGCAGAACCAGATCGCGATCATCTGGGTCAGCGTGCCGAACCTGAACGGCGGCGAGAAGCAGGACATTCATCTCTATTACGGCAACAAGAATGCGCCGGTGGGGCAGGATGTCGCCGGATCGTTCGACGCCGACTATGCCGCCGTCTATCATTTCTCCGACGGCCCCGGCAAACCCGCCAGCGACGCGACGGCGAATAGGAATAACAGTCAAAGCGCGCCGGCTGGCGTTAACGACGCGGCGATCATCGCCGGCGGCGCCCGCTTCCCCGGCAATGCGCCGCTGATCATCGCCGACACGCCTTCGCTGGCGATTCCGGCAGGCGGCGGCTTCACCTTCTCCGCCTGGATCAAGCCCGACCAGCTTGCGCCGCAGGCAACGCTGTACGGCCGTGGCGGCATCACTGTCGCGCTGGCGGCGGGGGTTCCCACGGTCGCGGCCGACGGTGCGCAGTTGAAAGCCAGCGCCGCGCTCAAACAGGGCGACTGGTCGCATCTGGCGGTCGTCGCCGACGGCAAGACTGTCCGCATCTATGTGAACGGGGTCGAAGCCGGCGCGGCATCGGCTGCGTTACCCGCGCAGGCCGGGCCGATCGCGCTGGGCGCGGGCTTTGTCGGTGAAATGGACGAGGTGCGCATTTCCAAGGTCGGTCGCTCGGCCGCCGCGATCCTGCTCGAAGCGAAGAATGAAGGGCCGGGCGACAAGCTGGTCGTATTCGGCGCAGACGAGAAGCAGGGCGGCGGTCACAGCCCGATGCTGACCATCGTGCAGAACACGCCGTTCGACGCCTGGGTCGTCATCGCCCTGCTGATGGTGATGTTCGTGATCGCCGTGTGGGTGATGTATGCCAAATCGGCCTATCTGCGCCTGTGCATGAAGGCCAATGCCGCCTTCATGAAGCGCTATCGCCGGCTGGACGATCTGGTGCCGTTCGACCGGATCGAGGGCATCGATGCCAGGGAACGCGCGCTGATCGAGCAAGCGCCGCTCAAGGCGCTCTACGACACCGGCATGGACGAACTGGAGCATCGCAAGGGGATGCAGCTCAAGAAGAAGGGGCTGTCCGCCGAGACGATCGAGGCGATGCGCGCGTCGGTCGACGCCGAGCAGGTCCATCAGAATGAAAAGCTCGACAAGTGGATGGTGTTGCTGACCATCGCCATTTCGGGTGGACCGTTCATCGGCCTGTTGGGCACAGTGCTGGGCGTGATGCTGGTGTTCGGCGAAGTGGCGGCTGCCGGCGATGTCAATATCAACGCGATCGCGCCGGGCATCGCCGCGGCGCTGCTGGCGACGGTCGCGGGCCTGGGCGTCGCCATCCCGTCGCTGTTTGGATATAATTATCTCAATGCGCAGGTGGTTACGATCGCCAACGAGATGCGCGTTTTCGTCGACCGGCTGATCACGCGCCTCGCCGAAACCCATCATCATAATGTCGCGCCGCCGACCCAGCCCCAGCCTGAGCCGCTCGCTCAGGCCGCCGAATAAGCGATCGATCGAGGAGACGCATCATGGATGTCGGTGGCGGACGCAAGGCCTATAACGAAATCAACATCACGCCGATGGTCGACCTGACCTTCGTGCTGCTGGTGATCTTCATCATCATGACCACGGCGAGCGTGCAGGGGATCAAGGTCGATCTGCCCAAGGCGAGTTCGGCCGCGAATCTCGCCAAGCCCAAGACGATCGCGATTACCGTGAACGATCAGGGGCAGGTGTTCATGGACGCCTATCCTGTGACGCTGGCGGAACTGGAAGCGCGGCTGCGCACCGAAAAGGCGACCAACCCCGATGTCCCCATCGTGCTGAAGGGCGATCAGGTCGTGCAATATGGGAAAGTGACCGAGGTGCTGGACCTGCTGCGCACGCTGGAACTGAACAAGGTCGGCCTCGCCACCGGCAAGCAGAAGTAACGGTAGGCGGGGCGGGATTGGCCAACATGGCATCCATGACATCAGACCCAAAGGAAGAAACGGGCGGCCTGCGCAGGTTTGCGGTGCCCGTCATTCTGCTGGCCGTGATGGTCGCGCTGGGCCTGTGGGTCTGGTCGGGGATGGACAGTCGGACCGGCGTAGCGCGCCCACCACAGCCCGCGACGACGGTGGACCTGTTGCCGCCTCCGCCTCCGCCACCTCCTCCACCGCCGGACGAGGTCAAACCGCCGGAGCCGACCGAGGCGCCGACGCCTGATCCCACGCCATCGCCGTCACCCGACCCGACGCCCGAAGCGCCCGCGCCAATGAGCATCAATGCGCCCGCGACCGCCGGCTCCGATGCGTTCGGGATGCAGGCCGGCAGCGGCGGCGGCATGGGCAGTCCTGGCAGCACCGGCACCTGCATCGGTCCCAATTGTGGACACGGCGCTGGCGGCGGCGGCATCAGCGACACATTCTACCGGCAATATCTGAGCGCCGCGCTGCAAAATGCGCTGCGCCGGGACAAGGCGATCAATCGTGAACGCTTCA is a window from the Sphingobium sp. CAP-1 genome containing:
- a CDS encoding ShlB/FhaC/HecB family hemolysin secretion/activation protein, which encodes MAYDVLGNTLLSRNAIERAVYPYLGPGRSAADIDAARVALEKAYHDTGYQSVVVQVTEQGLASGVLAFQVVEARLGEVRVTGAKHASAAAIQRRFPSLQSGQAPNLTQTEAELKEANRFPNRQVTPLIEPGATPGTINVELNVEDRLPLHTTVQLSNDYSQGTRPLRLMGSLRHADLWGLGHQATATYLVAPQDKNNLEVFSGSYLAPFENSRWSVLLYGYKSNSNIASLGGTNVLGDGYAVGLRGIMTTPFKAKGWFGSVNFGFDYKNFKETITIADVTDQIRTPIDYVAGVASYTLGYAGDADTYNASLSMTAGLRGFGKDVIVIDDVSYPVFGNKRGSLDARANFVHLNLDADYTHIFRNDIALFLRASAQLADSPLISNEQFAAGGLSSVRGYYQSEAVGDDGAAWTVELRSPSLGKWLRGFVDEWRFYGFSDAAYIGVRDPASGAADSFKLWSAGVGTRFQFFKILSGEAALAWPIKHSARGDGPFATFSVKAEY
- a CDS encoding cell wall hydrolase, which produces MESSSNLHKNFTKFASAHARFDGGERDMGETAFRAVRRTFLFITLAMSVCLEAQAALPPPRIIAPDLSQDADAGSDQYCLTTAIYYESAREPEAGQEAVARVILNRTRQPGYPKSICGVVWQGHERSTGCQFSFTCNGSLRRPPAPALWQKVEAVAKRMLVADDRTAADIDPLLNYHADYVRPPWRLTLKPRLRIGRHIFYSRGASYSPNIARTVTLPAVSASGLEPMIWGINLRAYPHCTSDAPCSCERERSCQTTVPSLSGQ
- a CDS encoding energy transducer TonB family protein yields the protein MTSDPKEETGGLRRFAVPVILLAVMVALGLWVWSGMDSRTGVARPPQPATTVDLLPPPPPPPPPPPDEVKPPEPTEAPTPDPTPSPSPDPTPEAPAPMSINAPATAGSDAFGMQAGSGGGMGSPGSTGTCIGPNCGHGAGGGGISDTFYRQYLSAALQNALRRDKAINRERFTMTVLIWVDGSGRVTRAEAVDGTGDATLDQKVVASLRTVASLRAPQPGIQFPQRTVVRGTRS
- a CDS encoding ExbD/TolR family protein, whose amino-acid sequence is MDVGGGRKAYNEINITPMVDLTFVLLVIFIIMTTASVQGIKVDLPKASSAANLAKPKTIAITVNDQGQVFMDAYPVTLAELEARLRTEKATNPDVPIVLKGDQVVQYGKVTEVLDLLRTLELNKVGLATGKQK
- a CDS encoding glycoside hydrolase family 3 N-terminal domain-containing protein: MQAAIAAVRRPLSSRITALIARMTVEEKAGQLTLMPMPWTSAAAAKINPAAALRNVENMLGDAQAGRLGGLFNGLGVDAHRKLQAAAMKGRLGIPLVFAGDVIHGYRTVFPIPLGEAASFDTDLAERTARAAAAEMAATGMDWVFAPMVDIGRDARWGRTVEGAGEDVLLSSDMARARTRGFQGRSLTDDASVAACMKHFLAYGAAESGVDYNTADISERTLREVYLPPFQGAIQAGCATVMAAFEDVAGRPMHGSREYLTDLLRGELGFDGLVVGDYNGDVELVARGLAADARDAARIAIMAGLDMSMASGIYRDHLPSLVAAGEVPMERVDEAVGRVLTLKERLGLFDDPFRRMDLKRQEARTRTKPTLKLAREAAQKSIVMLKNDGDVLPLPRAGKRIAIIGPFAEGSTNLNGPWTLFADNKESVDLATGVRAAVADPSLITVVTGSGVTAPVAGGIDAAVAAARAADIVILAVGEREAMSGEATSRDLILMPAPQQELADAVAAVGKPVVVALRNGRALALDGGVLNAPAILVTWFLGSEGGHAIADILFGAVGPSGRLPVSFPISAGQVPYYYAHRPHGRPTGTRFLGSKFAARFPFGHGLTYGKIAYADLVLSSKQLPRDGRLQVTVTVRNDGARAARELVQLYVQDVVASVTQPVRELKAYQHVDLAPGQSKRVSFTIAASDLVLLGLDPHPTIEPGRFKLWIAPSAEATGLAGEFDLLA
- a CDS encoding DUF2341 domain-containing protein — its product is MMRIGSWLAALLLSMTVAAPAMAQGGWWEKDWPYRKVVTLDTTTSGMNVPGAVGRSLVLVRLHSGNFGFSDSLDNGADLRFTAADDKTPLPFHIEKYDAQNQIAIIWVSVPNLNGGEKQDIHLYYGNKNAPVGQDVAGSFDADYAAVYHFSDGPGKPASDATANRNNSQSAPAGVNDAAIIAGGARFPGNAPLIIADTPSLAIPAGGGFTFSAWIKPDQLAPQATLYGRGGITVALAAGVPTVAADGAQLKASAALKQGDWSHLAVVADGKTVRIYVNGVEAGAASAALPAQAGPIALGAGFVGEMDEVRISKVGRSAAAILLEAKNEGPGDKLVVFGADEKQGGGHSPMLTIVQNTPFDAWVVIALLMVMFVIAVWVMYAKSAYLRLCMKANAAFMKRYRRLDDLVPFDRIEGIDARERALIEQAPLKALYDTGMDELEHRKGMQLKKKGLSAETIEAMRASVDAEQVHQNEKLDKWMVLLTIAISGGPFIGLLGTVLGVMLVFGEVAAAGDVNINAIAPGIAAALLATVAGLGVAIPSLFGYNYLNAQVVTIANEMRVFVDRLITRLAETHHHNVAPPTQPQPEPLAQAAE